Proteins encoded by one window of Chondromyces crocatus:
- a CDS encoding diacylglycerol/lipid kinase family protein translates to MKTWIIANPTSGSAQAKLDRVRDLIAERPFVELKVTTEPGHARVLAAEAADQGIDCVMAAGGDGTIHEVVQGLAVAASPPRLALLPLGTGNDLARTLGISVEPVEALALLDHGVLRPLDLMRVQMDGKTYYGANVSAGGFSGQVNEVMTDEMKSTWGPLAYVRGAVGVLPDLTSYQTSLAWDDGEFERVEALNVVVANGRTCAGGIRVAPEADPSDGLLDVVVVRHGSLLDLASVATRLLAGDYLGCEEVSLRRVRRIRITSEPGMWFNIDGELIGNAPVSFEVVPGAISVLVPPEPVPAGPEPT, encoded by the coding sequence GTGAAGACCTGGATCATCGCCAATCCCACCTCTGGCTCTGCCCAAGCCAAGCTCGACCGTGTCCGTGATCTCATCGCGGAGCGTCCCTTCGTCGAGTTGAAGGTGACCACCGAGCCCGGCCATGCCCGCGTGCTCGCCGCCGAGGCGGCCGACCAGGGGATCGACTGCGTCATGGCGGCCGGAGGGGACGGCACCATCCACGAAGTGGTCCAGGGGCTCGCCGTCGCCGCTTCGCCTCCGCGGCTCGCCTTGCTCCCGCTCGGCACGGGCAACGACCTCGCGCGCACCCTGGGCATCTCGGTCGAACCCGTCGAGGCCCTCGCCCTCCTCGACCACGGCGTCCTTCGCCCCCTCGACCTGATGCGCGTCCAGATGGATGGGAAGACCTACTACGGCGCAAACGTGTCGGCCGGTGGCTTCAGCGGTCAGGTGAACGAGGTCATGACCGACGAGATGAAGTCCACCTGGGGACCGCTCGCCTACGTGCGCGGCGCCGTGGGCGTGCTGCCGGACCTCACCTCGTACCAGACCTCTCTCGCCTGGGATGACGGCGAGTTCGAGCGTGTCGAGGCGCTCAACGTGGTGGTCGCCAACGGCCGCACCTGCGCGGGCGGCATCCGCGTCGCGCCCGAAGCCGATCCTTCGGACGGCCTGCTCGACGTGGTCGTCGTCCGCCACGGCTCGCTCCTCGACCTCGCCAGCGTGGCGACGCGGCTCCTCGCGGGCGACTACCTCGGCTGCGAAGAGGTCTCGCTCCGCCGGGTGCGCCGCATCCGGATCACCTCCGAACCGGGCATGTGGTTCAACATCGACGGAGAGCTGATCGGCAACGCGCCCGTGTCCTTCGAGGTCGTCCCCGGTGCCATCTCCGTGCTCGTGCCTCCCGAGCCGGTCCCGGCCGGTCCGGAACCCACCTGA
- a CDS encoding protein kinase domain-containing protein: MDIRPGDVLAGKYRVERTIGAGGMGVVVAVRHLRLNARVALKLLRPEVAQREASVERFLREARAAAQIQSEHVVRVFDADVLPSGIPFMVMEYLEGEDLGQALSERGPPPVGAAVQIIRQTCEAIAEAHALGIVHRDLKPANLFLARRGDGVEQIKVLDFGISKLLGGGPGERRGALSPPVGLTQAQMILGSPHYMSPEQIRSARDVDARTDIFSLGVILYELLTGSQPFHGDTLEEACRATLFGEPRRLRELRSEVPRALEAVVLRCLDKDPAHRFGEATELSAALAPFAAGSMRWGSPRVAAPQQAAQRSLVPLEEARTEPAPSPMPMGVTVPAAPLGAKTAAGPSEPPPMAATVPAPANEAREGWPAPEKAPRRRRGVMASIAMALLTMAGLGAAAFVVTDRYLASERDDRDADDSAARASLEAARPQEGAHTAVTATASHEQRPPGEASSATEHPSSSPQTAGTEKPAAPPPVPQVPATPRPQPAPRPTTTQGLPEIPVPILPSTPIPTIPAPPAPTIPAAPSLPVPTVPSAPAEPPVATIPTIPAPPASPPPAARDTVAPVLTLPGEQVHMTKKASGGEVVRFSVHAQDDVDGRVPVQCTPASGALFPLGTTRVTCTARDRAGNVASGQFTVRVTNRGIIRLPLPPSPTAQPAPRPERPPAQDRPPSSSGQGSKRPRTRIHIPERP, from the coding sequence ATGGATATCCGGCCTGGCGATGTCCTCGCGGGCAAATACAGGGTCGAACGCACGATCGGCGCCGGAGGAATGGGCGTCGTGGTGGCGGTGCGCCATCTGCGCCTCAACGCGCGGGTCGCCTTGAAGCTGCTCCGCCCCGAGGTGGCTCAGCGGGAGGCGTCGGTCGAGCGCTTCTTGCGAGAGGCGCGGGCGGCGGCGCAGATCCAGAGCGAGCACGTGGTGCGGGTCTTCGATGCGGACGTGCTCCCATCAGGCATCCCCTTCATGGTCATGGAGTACCTGGAGGGCGAAGATCTCGGGCAGGCGCTGAGCGAGCGCGGGCCCCCACCGGTGGGAGCGGCGGTCCAGATCATCCGGCAGACCTGCGAGGCCATCGCAGAGGCGCACGCGCTGGGGATCGTGCATCGGGACCTCAAGCCGGCGAATCTGTTCCTGGCCCGCCGCGGCGACGGGGTGGAGCAGATCAAGGTGCTCGACTTCGGGATCTCCAAGCTGCTCGGAGGTGGACCAGGGGAGAGGAGAGGGGCGCTTTCCCCTCCGGTCGGGCTGACACAGGCCCAGATGATCCTGGGGTCACCGCACTACATGTCACCGGAGCAGATCCGGTCTGCACGGGATGTGGACGCGCGCACGGACATCTTCTCGCTGGGCGTCATCCTTTACGAGCTGCTGACCGGGTCCCAGCCGTTCCACGGGGACACGCTGGAGGAGGCGTGTCGCGCCACGCTCTTCGGGGAGCCACGGCGGTTGAGAGAGCTGCGAAGCGAGGTCCCGCGAGCGCTGGAGGCGGTGGTGCTGCGCTGTCTCGACAAGGATCCCGCGCACCGGTTCGGTGAGGCGACGGAGCTTTCCGCGGCGCTCGCGCCGTTCGCAGCGGGCTCGATGCGGTGGGGCTCTCCACGGGTCGCCGCGCCCCAGCAGGCCGCGCAGAGGTCACTCGTGCCGCTCGAGGAGGCGCGGACCGAGCCTGCTCCATCGCCGATGCCCATGGGGGTGACCGTGCCCGCAGCGCCGCTCGGGGCGAAGACGGCGGCAGGTCCGAGCGAGCCTCCTCCGATGGCAGCCACCGTGCCTGCACCGGCGAACGAAGCGCGGGAAGGATGGCCCGCCCCCGAGAAAGCGCCGAGGCGACGTCGAGGGGTCATGGCGAGCATCGCGATGGCGCTGCTCACGATGGCCGGCCTCGGGGCCGCCGCCTTCGTCGTCACCGACCGCTATCTGGCCTCCGAGCGTGACGACCGCGACGCAGACGACAGCGCAGCGCGAGCATCTCTCGAAGCTGCGCGCCCTCAGGAGGGGGCTCACACGGCGGTGACAGCGACGGCATCCCACGAGCAGCGCCCTCCGGGGGAGGCGTCCTCGGCCACGGAGCACCCCTCGTCCTCACCGCAGACAGCCGGCACCGAAAAGCCAGCGGCCCCGCCGCCTGTGCCGCAGGTACCAGCGACCCCGAGACCGCAGCCGGCCCCCAGGCCGACGACGACGCAGGGGCTCCCCGAGATCCCGGTGCCGATCCTGCCCTCGACACCGATCCCGACGATCCCTGCACCGCCAGCACCGACGATCCCCGCAGCCCCCTCGCTGCCGGTGCCCACCGTGCCCTCCGCGCCCGCCGAGCCTCCCGTGGCGACGATCCCGACGATCCCAGCCCCCCCTGCGAGCCCACCGCCCGCCGCACGGGACACGGTGGCGCCCGTGCTCACGCTGCCTGGAGAGCAGGTCCACATGACGAAGAAAGCCTCGGGGGGCGAGGTCGTGCGCTTCAGCGTCCACGCACAGGACGATGTCGATGGGCGCGTCCCCGTCCAGTGCACGCCGGCGTCGGGCGCGCTGTTCCCCCTCGGGACGACCCGCGTGACCTGCACGGCGCGTGACAGGGCGGGCAACGTCGCCAGTGGTCAGTTCACGGTGCGCGTGACGAACCGCGGCATCATCCGGCTCCCCCTGCCGCCGAGCCCCACAGCGCAGCCCGCGCCTCGACCCGAACGCCCCCCGGCGCAAGACCGACCGCCGTCCAGCAGCGGTCAGGGGTCGAAACGACCGCGCACACGGATCCACATCCCGGAGCGGCCCTGA
- a CDS encoding MFS transporter, whose translation MKDSGSGGAREKRALPAVVRALRHRNYRLFFSGQLVSLVGTWMQSVAQAWLVYRLTGSSLLLGAVGFAHQIPVFFLATVGGTVADRRNRRSVLLCTQTAAMTLALTLATLTLSGLVRIEHVFVMASLLGVVNAFDIPARQSFIVEMVGREDLPNAIALNSSIFNGARIVGPAVAGVLVVMIGEGYCFLLNGLSFLAVLAGLLAIRVPPRPRPPAHANPLAAALEGFQFVARTRAMRALLLLLGLMSLTAAPYGVLLPPFADRILLGGPRAYGLLMVAAGVGAVIGALTLAARRGLKDLGNWVLGASALMATSLFLFSLSRSFWLSWLLLVPTGFGMMVHLAGTNTLVQSMVPDALRGRVMAVHSMTFMGIAPLGSLFTGWLADRFGPAQALALNSACCLAGAALFATRLQKLGEETRALIQAREAELSAASADTPLSSRTR comes from the coding sequence GTGAAGGACTCTGGCAGCGGCGGCGCGCGCGAAAAGCGCGCACTGCCGGCCGTGGTGCGGGCGCTGCGGCATCGGAACTACCGCCTCTTCTTCTCGGGCCAGCTCGTCTCGCTCGTCGGCACCTGGATGCAGTCGGTCGCGCAGGCCTGGTTGGTCTACCGCCTCACGGGCTCCTCATTGCTGCTCGGCGCCGTGGGCTTTGCGCATCAGATCCCCGTCTTCTTCCTGGCCACGGTCGGAGGCACCGTGGCCGATCGGCGGAACAGGCGATCGGTCCTGCTCTGCACGCAGACGGCCGCGATGACGCTCGCGCTGACGCTGGCCACGCTGACGCTGAGCGGCCTCGTGCGGATCGAGCATGTCTTCGTCATGGCGTCGCTGCTCGGGGTGGTGAACGCCTTCGACATCCCCGCGCGCCAGTCGTTCATCGTGGAGATGGTGGGGCGCGAAGATCTCCCGAACGCCATCGCGCTGAACTCCTCGATCTTCAATGGCGCGCGCATCGTGGGCCCCGCGGTGGCCGGCGTGCTCGTGGTGATGATCGGCGAGGGCTACTGCTTCCTCCTCAACGGCCTGAGCTTTCTCGCCGTCCTCGCCGGTCTCCTCGCCATCCGCGTCCCACCCCGCCCGCGGCCACCGGCGCACGCGAACCCCCTCGCGGCCGCCCTGGAGGGCTTCCAGTTCGTTGCACGGACGCGGGCCATGCGCGCCCTCTTGCTCCTGCTCGGCTTGATGAGCCTGACGGCGGCGCCTTACGGCGTGCTCCTGCCCCCGTTCGCCGACCGCATCCTGCTCGGCGGCCCGCGCGCCTATGGCCTGCTGATGGTCGCGGCGGGCGTCGGCGCGGTCATCGGCGCGCTCACCCTCGCGGCCCGTAGAGGCCTGAAGGACCTCGGCAACTGGGTCCTCGGCGCGAGCGCCCTCATGGCCACCTCCCTCTTTCTGTTCTCCCTGTCGCGGAGCTTCTGGCTCTCGTGGTTGCTCCTGGTCCCGACGGGGTTCGGGATGATGGTGCACCTGGCCGGTACGAACACGCTGGTCCAGTCCATGGTGCCGGACGCGCTGCGGGGCCGGGTGATGGCCGTCCACTCGATGACCTTCATGGGGATCGCGCCCCTGGGCTCGCTGTTCACGGGCTGGCTCGCGGATCGGTTCGGCCCAGCGCAGGCCCTCGCCTTGAACAGCGCCTGCTGCCTCGCCGGCGCGGCGCTGTTCGCGACCCGCCTCCAGAAGCTGGGCGAGGAGACTCGTGCGCTCATCCAGGCGCGCGAGGCGGAACTCTCCGCTGCCTCCGCGGATACTCCCTTGTCGTCACGGACACGCTGA
- a CDS encoding ATP-binding protein — protein sequence MRILELHLLAFGPFTDLRLDFSAPAPALHVLYGPNEAGKSTALRAISGMLYGIPHLSPDDHLHRAPDLRVGARLESASGRTRTFIRRKGRVKTLLDEHQQPLDDGELRPFLGGVSEDLFDTMFGLDHQTLRHGAEALLAGRGDVGESLFGASLGGAALHQVLAELRAEAEKLYTPQARIKPVNDAIRALQDAQKRTRDAAVLPTTWEAHQRELAEVEATRDHVDVEAREVRAQEKRLQRAQRVLPLLEARRTLKASREALGDVVLLPEHATRDREDALTRASEADAARARLQRDLATLEAQREALSVPHSLVELSEEALDELGNRLGSHRKATVDLPRVRGELRALEDEVEEALRRLGRDPSLEAAQVPRLDVATEARIKKLAREHGQVETTLRSPSRMLAEQQQRRAQFATRQGELPPPSSVGPLRSAHGRAQRHGDLEQRLQEAEASARQLGGQAMALRERLGLLPARDVDDPLPTPATLAALPLPAPETVERFEAERAALAQQGVQLAKSAATARERLAVLGRDIDAMQRAGDVPTEGQLVDARLRRDHAFQTLMRAAGPTRKSGRAQASAHGSGATAGLFDASFNLTPPEETTKVHPEAYGELVKQADAVADRLRREAERVAQLARLLADRRSVDDELTRLGTEQQALTLRKAEHIEAWKALWADSGLDPRTPAEMRGWLTRHAALCHGVDRVREADERVDVLRRQRAALGDELRQALRTVGAAEIPEGPDTGALIEAAVQTLRARDELERDRSDLSRQLADLETEIRKLEREREAHEGARATFRDAWAAAIAQLGLGPQASPDEAIAILDQLAELHRKMDEAAHTRRRVLGMERDAQQLTASVTELTAAHAPDLEGFPVDTAADALLKRYRKGQADLREGEALARQMAEKRRELAEEEAKLADAEARLVRLRSAARAPDLDALEVAEARSRDARALDQRIREVEDKLLDAGEGRSIPTLTEETAGMERDALAVLLERAEERAKSLEEQRRQLDRQLGTLEAKREQLRNPVEDAAEAAAETAACVAKLRTQVDRYVRARLAAVLLEREIERYREQNQGPILGRASTLFQKLTRDTYAGLKASFDDEDKAVLRCVKRIGLRGEGSEGVGVTPPSTATELLPLPEDARAVALTKEIAVDGLSDGTRDQLYLALRLASLEHHARRGEPMPLVLDDILIHFDDDRARAALVALAELAGTMQILFFTHHARLLELARDAMPTGVLHEHRLG from the coding sequence GTGCGGATCCTCGAGCTTCATCTCCTGGCCTTCGGGCCGTTCACCGATCTCCGGCTGGATTTCTCCGCCCCGGCGCCGGCGCTCCACGTCCTCTACGGGCCGAACGAGGCGGGCAAGAGCACGGCGCTGCGCGCGATCAGCGGGATGCTCTATGGCATCCCTCACCTCTCTCCGGACGATCACCTGCACCGCGCACCCGATCTGCGTGTGGGTGCGCGGCTGGAGAGCGCTTCCGGACGCACGCGGACGTTCATCCGTCGCAAGGGGCGCGTGAAGACGCTGCTGGACGAGCACCAGCAGCCACTCGACGACGGGGAGCTGCGGCCGTTCCTGGGAGGGGTGAGCGAAGATCTCTTCGACACGATGTTCGGGCTCGATCACCAGACGCTCCGGCATGGCGCCGAGGCGCTGCTCGCGGGCCGGGGAGACGTGGGCGAGAGCCTGTTCGGTGCGAGCCTCGGAGGTGCCGCGCTGCACCAGGTGCTGGCCGAGCTGCGCGCGGAGGCGGAGAAGCTGTACACGCCGCAGGCGCGCATCAAGCCGGTGAACGACGCGATCCGGGCGCTGCAGGACGCGCAGAAGAGAACGCGCGACGCGGCCGTCCTGCCGACCACGTGGGAAGCACACCAGCGCGAGCTGGCCGAGGTGGAGGCGACCCGCGACCATGTCGACGTGGAGGCGCGGGAGGTCCGCGCGCAGGAGAAGCGCCTCCAGCGGGCACAGCGGGTACTGCCGTTGCTCGAGGCGCGGCGCACGTTGAAGGCGTCGCGCGAGGCCCTCGGCGACGTGGTGCTGCTGCCCGAGCACGCGACGCGGGACCGTGAGGATGCGCTCACCCGCGCCTCGGAAGCCGACGCCGCGCGGGCGCGGCTCCAGCGCGATCTGGCCACGCTCGAGGCACAGCGCGAGGCCCTCTCGGTGCCGCACTCTCTGGTCGAGCTGTCGGAGGAGGCGCTGGACGAGCTCGGGAACCGGCTCGGGAGCCACCGCAAGGCGACCGTGGATCTCCCGCGGGTGCGGGGAGAGCTGCGAGCGCTCGAAGACGAGGTCGAGGAGGCGCTCCGTCGACTGGGGCGCGATCCGTCACTGGAGGCGGCCCAGGTGCCGCGGCTCGACGTGGCCACGGAGGCGCGCATCAAGAAGCTCGCCAGGGAGCATGGTCAGGTCGAGACCACGCTGCGCTCCCCGAGCCGCATGCTCGCCGAGCAGCAACAGCGGCGTGCGCAGTTCGCGACGCGGCAGGGCGAGCTGCCACCGCCTTCGAGCGTGGGTCCGCTCCGGAGCGCGCACGGGAGAGCACAGCGGCACGGGGACCTGGAGCAGCGCCTGCAAGAGGCCGAGGCGAGCGCGCGGCAGCTCGGGGGTCAGGCGATGGCGCTGCGCGAACGGCTCGGGCTCTTGCCAGCGCGCGACGTGGACGATCCGCTGCCGACCCCGGCCACCCTGGCGGCGCTCCCCTTGCCAGCACCGGAGACGGTGGAGCGCTTCGAGGCGGAGCGGGCGGCGCTCGCCCAGCAAGGTGTGCAGCTCGCGAAGAGCGCCGCGACCGCGCGCGAGCGACTCGCGGTGCTCGGTCGGGACATCGACGCGATGCAGCGGGCGGGCGACGTGCCGACCGAAGGGCAGCTGGTCGACGCGCGGCTGCGGCGCGATCACGCCTTCCAGACGCTGATGCGCGCCGCAGGTCCCACGCGCAAGTCGGGACGTGCTCAAGCGAGTGCGCACGGGAGCGGCGCGACTGCCGGCCTCTTCGATGCGAGCTTCAACCTCACCCCGCCCGAGGAGACGACGAAGGTCCACCCCGAAGCCTACGGGGAGCTGGTCAAGCAGGCCGACGCGGTCGCCGACCGGCTGCGCCGCGAGGCCGAGCGGGTCGCGCAGCTCGCGCGACTGCTCGCGGATCGGCGGTCGGTGGACGACGAGCTGACCCGGCTGGGGACCGAGCAGCAGGCCCTCACCCTGCGCAAGGCGGAGCACATCGAGGCCTGGAAGGCGCTGTGGGCCGACTCGGGGCTCGACCCGCGCACGCCGGCCGAGATGCGCGGCTGGCTCACGCGGCACGCGGCGCTCTGCCATGGCGTGGACCGGGTGCGGGAGGCCGACGAGCGGGTGGACGTGCTGCGACGGCAGCGGGCGGCACTCGGTGACGAACTCCGGCAGGCGCTCCGCACGGTGGGCGCGGCCGAGATCCCCGAGGGGCCGGACACCGGGGCGCTGATCGAGGCGGCGGTGCAGACGCTCCGTGCAAGGGACGAACTCGAGCGAGACCGGAGCGACCTGTCGCGGCAGCTCGCCGATCTGGAGACGGAGATCCGCAAGCTGGAGCGCGAGCGCGAGGCGCACGAGGGAGCGCGCGCGACGTTCCGCGATGCGTGGGCAGCGGCGATCGCGCAGCTCGGGCTCGGGCCCCAGGCATCCCCCGACGAGGCGATCGCCATCCTGGATCAGCTCGCGGAGCTGCACCGCAAGATGGACGAGGCCGCGCACACCCGGCGACGCGTCCTCGGCATGGAGCGCGACGCCCAGCAGCTCACGGCGAGCGTCACCGAGCTGACGGCCGCACACGCGCCCGATCTCGAGGGGTTCCCGGTCGACACCGCGGCCGATGCGCTCCTCAAGCGCTACCGCAAGGGGCAGGCCGATCTCCGCGAGGGGGAGGCGCTCGCACGGCAGATGGCGGAGAAGCGGCGGGAGCTGGCGGAGGAAGAGGCGAAGCTCGCCGACGCCGAGGCGCGCCTCGTCCGGCTCCGCAGCGCAGCGCGCGCGCCGGATCTCGACGCCCTGGAGGTGGCAGAGGCGCGCTCCCGTGACGCGCGCGCGCTGGATCAGCGCATCCGCGAGGTGGAGGACAAGCTGCTCGACGCCGGCGAAGGCAGGAGCATCCCCACGCTCACGGAGGAGACGGCCGGGATGGAGCGCGACGCGCTCGCAGTGCTGCTCGAGCGCGCCGAGGAGCGCGCGAAGTCCCTGGAGGAGCAGCGCCGCCAGCTCGACCGACAGCTCGGGACGCTGGAGGCGAAGCGAGAGCAGCTCCGCAACCCAGTGGAAGACGCCGCCGAGGCAGCAGCAGAGACAGCGGCGTGCGTGGCGAAGTTGCGGACGCAGGTGGACCGTTATGTGCGTGCACGCCTCGCGGCGGTGCTCCTGGAGCGTGAGATCGAGCGATACCGGGAGCAGAACCAGGGACCCATCCTCGGTCGCGCCAGCACGCTGTTCCAGAAGCTGACGCGCGATACGTACGCGGGCCTCAAGGCGAGCTTCGACGACGAGGACAAGGCCGTGCTGCGCTGCGTGAAGCGGATCGGCCTCCGCGGCGAGGGGAGCGAAGGCGTGGGGGTCACACCTCCCTCGACGGCAACGGAGCTGCTACCGCTGCCCGAGGACGCCCGCGCCGTCGCGCTCACGAAGGAGATCGCCGTCGACGGACTGAGCGATGGGACGCGCGATCAGCTCTACCTGGCGCTGAGGCTCGCGAGCCTGGAGCACCACGCGCGCCGGGGAGAGCCGATGCCGCTCGTGCTCGACGACATCCTCATCCACTTCGACGACGATCGGGCGAGGGCTGCGCTGGTCGCCCTCGCCGAACTCGCCGGCACGATGCAGATCCTGTTCTTCACGCATCATGCCCGCCTCCTGGAGCTCGCGCGCGACGCCATGCCGACGGGTGTCCTCCACGAGCACCGGCTGGGGTGA
- a CDS encoding formylglycine-generating enzyme family protein, whose protein sequence is MFPVQVRQTVAVMVAGVLTLGTATAAAQQEDISLDLGGPRLLLRRVPKGSFTQGSPAGEIGRESDEVQRQVTLSIDIDVGKYPVTRGQFARFVQESGYKTEAEQGTSGGFGWNGQVLVQQPGFNWKTPGFSQTDEHPVTLVTFKDAQAFITWAGKKTGRRLRLPTEAEFEYAARANTQTPWYGGATEASALQIGWFKSNSPGGGTRPVGQKAPNAFGLFDMSGNVYEWCSDFHAPYPPGPASDPVSVKPPPGSEPARNVLRGGSWLKDPVRGRSAARYRNTPGSRNADNGFRVVADLGPPLVEQAGSAGSTPATKSATGKSDDGGAGTVVAIVLGFLGVVALPLGILAIILVALRKSKSVPPRTPSVFVTAYPAQDGFWLRARGPSAGTRVQYHCVMGANQRRDEVMLSGGQDTFVYTGATPNMVNILAVIEPQRGVAQAGGGHGGGGRGGGGGVSGGHHQAVGVWGAVHDSSWHNNNNNTSSEPFAGYPSAY, encoded by the coding sequence ATGTTCCCGGTGCAGGTGAGGCAAACGGTGGCCGTGATGGTGGCGGGCGTGCTCACGCTCGGCACCGCGACGGCCGCGGCACAGCAGGAGGACATCTCGCTCGATCTCGGTGGCCCTCGCCTTCTGTTGCGACGGGTGCCGAAGGGCTCCTTCACACAAGGGTCCCCGGCTGGCGAGATCGGTCGGGAGAGCGATGAGGTTCAGCGACAGGTCACGCTGAGCATCGACATCGATGTCGGGAAGTACCCCGTCACCCGCGGGCAGTTCGCACGCTTCGTCCAGGAGTCGGGCTACAAGACCGAGGCCGAGCAGGGAACGAGTGGTGGCTTCGGATGGAACGGTCAGGTGCTCGTCCAGCAGCCAGGCTTCAACTGGAAGACGCCGGGCTTTTCACAGACCGACGAGCACCCCGTGACGCTGGTGACGTTCAAGGACGCGCAGGCGTTCATCACCTGGGCAGGAAAGAAGACCGGCCGACGCCTGCGGCTGCCCACCGAAGCCGAGTTCGAATACGCGGCACGCGCGAACACGCAGACGCCCTGGTACGGCGGCGCCACCGAGGCCTCTGCGCTGCAAATCGGGTGGTTCAAGTCGAACTCTCCGGGCGGCGGCACACGTCCCGTCGGGCAGAAGGCGCCGAACGCCTTCGGCCTCTTCGACATGTCCGGCAACGTCTACGAGTGGTGCAGCGATTTCCATGCGCCGTACCCGCCGGGTCCGGCCTCGGACCCCGTGAGCGTGAAGCCTCCTCCCGGGAGTGAGCCCGCGCGCAACGTGCTCCGCGGCGGCTCCTGGCTGAAGGATCCGGTGCGCGGACGCTCGGCGGCGCGCTACCGGAACACGCCCGGGAGCCGCAACGCCGACAACGGCTTCCGCGTGGTGGCCGACCTGGGACCGCCCCTCGTCGAGCAAGCCGGCAGCGCCGGCTCGACCCCCGCGACGAAGAGCGCGACCGGGAAGAGCGACGACGGCGGCGCTGGCACCGTCGTGGCCATCGTGCTGGGTTTCCTCGGGGTGGTGGCCCTGCCTCTCGGGATCCTCGCGATCATCCTGGTCGCTCTCCGGAAGAGCAAGTCCGTGCCTCCACGGACGCCATCGGTGTTCGTCACGGCCTACCCCGCACAGGATGGCTTCTGGCTCCGTGCCCGCGGCCCTTCCGCCGGGACGCGCGTGCAGTACCACTGCGTGATGGGTGCGAACCAGCGCCGTGACGAGGTGATGCTTTCCGGTGGGCAGGACACCTTCGTGTACACGGGCGCGACGCCGAACATGGTCAACATCCTCGCCGTCATCGAGCCCCAGCGAGGAGTCGCCCAGGCGGGCGGTGGTCACGGAGGCGGGGGTCGAGGAGGCGGCGGCGGCGTGAGTGGCGGCCACCACCAGGCCGTCGGCGTGTGGGGCGCGGTCCACGACAGCTCCTGGCACAACAACAACAACAACACGAGCAGCGAGCCC